In the Acropora muricata isolate sample 2 chromosome 1, ASM3666990v1, whole genome shotgun sequence genome, one interval contains:
- the LOC136925826 gene encoding uncharacterized protein, with product MAENEEQLGLSETGDQESRVQDILECKQDKRNAKRHMTRLLNKLAAMLSEDDQIPKTEIKDMLHKIEEQQDHTIMAIDRLESLYRQMKEEALADKVSDEVDELLEQIDREIRPARLILASRTKVKSRPGSVADSEASLRRREKEKVEQEARLRRDQLEWEIEQNREQIKRQEQELHAVNQELNKRRQELEDEIDGELGLEKGFFEDYHPLPMQQEKLTESQQLQQEVKTSKKSTLESDKHETHHSNNSGHVQSAKITPTETPKLHCSRNSPDTDFATKNRETHGQLERIRIPIFSGNKMDFQRWNAAFTSCVDMSSLSPQFKMLRLEACLAGELANTIKGLGYSLEAYEAAKARLFRKYGGSRRQIQSHLEELKKLQPIQDNNAKQLETFADVLERAVITLKENNRNSDLEPGALHTTILEKIPERLLTQYYRWVDENKYRDSLETLRDWISEEADYQMQATEIKNGISVKDRNEPPRDGKHNFRKRSRSYFGDNGGKGNQKCCLCAGSHPVLKCEAFKKQSVDGRWQTVKRFGLCFRCLADNHHGKSCPRSKQCGINGCKGTHQNLLHYDKTPTAQPPLRSEAESYVPPSTAPLHPPINAKDRPRATMEGNGTSPPVTMETFGNRERLQEVALRTVPVILKNGNRKVFVNCLLDEGSDTTYVNEDVINEIGLTGKKEPITVNVANDQTIRFMSGTFEIGLESTDGRVDTKIIAKTSNKICGGLKAVNWVNIQDRWNHLRGIPFPRLAKGNRIDVLLGADHYELMYSMKEVSGALNELCARLCPLGWTAIGKIQLDTKDTHFTGFHHTFRLQIEKREPTFTLPEKDTAELNCLLKRFWDLESIGITPSGQQHLTPEDKLAWKKVNNSLKFDGQHYEVAVPWRDARPQLPNNLQMAKKRLVSTERKLLKDKDVAVAYHQVLNDYLDKKYIRCVPDDEPTPECQWLLPHFSVVRPEKATSKVRIVFDGSAPFEGKSLNTEALTRPKLQSDIFDILVKFRKEWVALVGDISQKYHQLVLLPEDRPMHRFLWRNMQINKEPEVYEFLRFVFGGCYCPFFDQFTWQKHAEIYQDTYPLAAVAVKNHCYMDDLMPSLDSVEKAIETRRQLTEMGDKAKFHVRKWVSNLTEVLADVPEEDRASEIDLEKNELPVTKTLGVSWTAREDQFLFHYSPPPEDFEYTKRNVLRKTATLFDPLGFLSPFVIRAKLFMQQAWLDALAWDEVLPPEQKEEWRSWFAELPLLEEIKIPRCLKDTSTKEASIVLHTFSDASERAYTAAVYSRHEYQDGSITTRLIASKTRLAPLKTLSIPRLELLGALIGLRLANQVCSALAIPSNSVT from the coding sequence ATGGCCGAAAACGAGGAACAATTGGGATTGAGCGAGACAGGGGATCAAGAATCCCGCGTTCAAGACATTCTAGAGTGTAAGCAAGACAAACGAAATGCGAAAAGGCACATGACGCGTCTGCTAAACAAGTTGGCGGCCATGCTGAGCGAAGATGAtcaaattccaaagaccgaAATTAAGGATATGTTGCACAAAATAGAGGAACAACAAGACCATACGATAATGGCAATCGACCGTTTGGAAAGTTTGTATCGCCAAATGAAAGAGGAGGCACTGGCCGACAAAGTTAGCGACGAGGTAGACGAATTGCTGGAACAGATTGATCGTGAAATTAGGCCTGCTCGTTTAATCCTGGCGTCTCGCACGAAAGTGAAATCGCGTCCGGGTTCTGTTGCTGATAGCGAAGCGTCCCTAAGAAGGAGAGAAAAGGAAAAGGTAGAGCAAGAAGCGCGTTTACGGAGGGATCAGCTTGAATGGGAAATCGAACAGAATCGTGAACAAATTAAACGCCAGGAACAGGAGCTTCACGCTGTGAACCAAGAGTTAAACAAACGCCGCCAGGAGTTGGAAGACGAAATCGACGGAGAGTTAGGTCTGGAAAAGGGTTTTTTCGAGGACTATCACCCGCTTCCAATGCAACAGGAAAAATTAACAGAAAGTCAGCAACTACAGCAAGAAGTCAAAACATCGAAGAAATCAACGTTGGAATCGGATAAACACGAAACGCATCACTCTAACAATTCCGGCCACGTGCAATCAGCAAAAATTACGCCAACGGAAACGCCGAAATTACACTGTTCCCGCAATTCTCCTGATACAGATTTCGCCACCAAAAACCGTGAAACACATGGTCAATTAGAGAGAATCCGAATTCCAATCTTTTCAGGAAATAAAATGGATTTTCAACGCTGGAACGCCGCTTTTACCAGTTGTGTTGACATGTCCTCATTGTCACCGCAATTTAAGATGCTACGTTTGGAGGCATGTCTAGCTGGAGAGCTTGCAAACACCATAAAAGGATTGGGATACTCTTTGGAAGCGTACGAGGCAGCGAAAGCTCGACTATTTCGGAAGTATGGAGGAAGTCGAAGGCAGATTCAATCGCACTTAGAAGAGTTGAAAAAGCTCCAGCCGATCCAGGACAACAATGCCAAACAACTGGAAACCTTCGCCGATGTCTTGGAAAGAGCTGTCATCACTTTAAAGGAAAACAACCGGAATTCAGACCTAGAACCGGGAGCGCTCCACACAACAATCCTTGAAAAGATTCCGGAACGTCTACTTACACAATACTATCGATGGGTAGACGAGAACAAGTACCGAGATTCGCTGGAGACATTGAGGGATTGGATTTCAGAGGAAGCAGACTATCAAATGCAAGCCACCGAAATTAAGAATGGGATCTCAGTTAAAGATCGCAACGAGCCGCCGCGAGATGGAAAACATAATTTTCGAAAAAGATCTCGAAGCTACTTCGGTGATAATGGTGGAAAAGGAAATCAGAAGTGTTGTTTATGTGCCGGAAGTCATCCTGTATTGAAGTGTGAGGCATTTAAGAAACAGTCCGTCGACGGAAGATGGCAGACGGTCAAACGGTTTGGACTGTGCTTTCGATGTTTAGCGGATAATCATCATGGAAAGTCCTGTCCAAGAAGCAAGCAATGCGGCATTAATGGATGCAAAGGAACACACCAGAATCTCCTTCACTATGATAAAACGCCAACTGCTCAACCTCCTCTGCGATCAGAAGCAGAATCATACGTTCCACCTTCGACCGCGCCCCTTCACCCACCGATCAACGCAAAAGACAGGCCGAGAGCAACCATGGAGGGGAATGGTACCAGTCCGCCTGTTACTATGGAAACGTTTGGAAATCGAGAGCGACTGCAGGAAGTGGCGTTACGAACAGTGCCGGTCATCTTAAAGAACGGAAACCGGAAAGTCTTTGTGAACTGTCTGTTAGATGAAGGAAGTGACACGACTTACGTGAATGAAGATGTCATCAATGAGATTGGACTAACAGGAAAAAAGGAGCCTATCACAGTCAACGTAGCAAATGATCAAACCATCCGCTTTATGTCGGGCACATTCGAAATTGGCCTTGAAAGTACAGACGGTCGAGTAGACACGAAGATAATCGCGAAGACTTCAAACAAAATCTGCGGTGGTTTGAAAGCTGTGAACTGGGTTAACATCCAAGACAGATGGAATCATTTGAGAGGAATTCCATTTCCAAGGCTCGCAAAAGGAAATCGAATCGACGTACTTCTTGGAGCAGACCATTACGAACTGATGTATTCGATGAAAGAAGTGAGCGGAGCTCTGAATGAACTCTGCGCGAGACTCTGCCCCCTAGGATGGACTGCAATCGGAAAGATTCAACTAGACACTAAGGATACCCATTTCACTGGCTTCCATCACACATTTCGTCTACAAATCGAAAAGAGAGAGCCTACTTTCACTTTACCAGAGAAGGACACTGCGGAGCTAAACTGCTTGCTGAAACGTTTCTGGGACCTGGAGAGCATTGGAATTACACCGTCCGGGCAGCAGCACCTGACACCGGAAGACAAGTTGGCATGGAAAAAAGTCAACAATTCTTTAAAGTTTGATGGCCAACATTACGAAGTAGCTGTTCCATGGAGAGATGCAAGACCGCAGTTACCGAATAACCTTCAGATGGCAAAGAAAAGATTGGTTTCCACCGAGAGAAAGCTACTGAAGGATAAAGACGTAGCCGTGGCTTATCATCAGGTGCTTAACGACTATTTGGACAAGAAGTACATCCGCTGCGTTCCTGATGACGAGCCAACGCCCGAATGCCAGTGGCTGCTCCCGCATTTCTCAGTCGTACGACCCGAGAAAGCAACCTCCAAAGTACGGATAGTGTTCGATGGGTCAGCACCTTTCGAGGGAAAGAGTCTAAATACAGAAGCCCTGACCAGACCGAAGCTTCAAAGTGACATCTTTGATATCCTTGTGAAGTTTAGAAAAGAATGGGTGGCCCTCGTAGGAGACATCAGTCAGAAGTACCATCAGCTTGTACTACTCCCGGAAGACCGACCGATGCATCGTTTTCTATGGCGAAACATGCAGATCAACAAAGAGCCAGAAGTTTACGAGTTTCTTCGCTTCGTGTTCGGTGGCTGCTACTGCCCGTTCTTCGACCAATTTACTTGGCAGAAGCATGCAGAAATCTACCAAGATACTTATCCTCTAGCAGCGGTTGCGGTGAAAAACCACTGTTATATGGATGACCTCATGCCGTCACTGGATTCCGTAGAGAAAGCCATAGAAACAAGACGCCAGTTGACCGAGATGGGTGATAAAGCTAAGTTCCACGTGAGAAAGTGGGTTTCGAATCTGACAGAAGTATTAGCAGATGTTCCAGAAGAAGACCGTGCGTCTGAAATTGACTTGGAGAAAAATGAACTGCCCGTGACGAAAACGCTTGGTGTATCCTGGACTGCACGCGAGGATCAGTTTCTGTTTCATTATTCGCCGCCTCCAGAGGACTTTGAATACACTAAGCGGAATGTCCTGAGAAAAACAGCAACGTTGTTCGACCCGCTGGGGTTTCTCTCCCCTTTCGTGATTAGAGCAAAACTGTTCATGCAACAGGCGTGGCTAGACGCATTAGCATGGGATGAAGTCCTTCCGCCCGAACAAAAAGAGGAGTGGAGGAGCTGGTTCGCCGAGTTACCCCTCCTTGAGGAGATCAAGATCCCCCGGTGCTTAAAAGACACAAGTACAAAGGAAGCCTCGATCGTCCTGCATACATTTTCTGATGCGTCCGAAAGAGCTTACACCGCAGCTGTCTACAGTCGACACGAGTACCAGGATGGAAGCATAACCACCCGACTCATCGCATCCAAGACTCGTTTAGCCCCGTTAAAGACGCTGAGCATCCCAAGGCTTGAACTTCTGGGCGCTCTCATCGGTTTGCGATTGGCAAATCAAGTCTGCTCAGCGCTCGCAATTCCTTCTAACTCAGTcacataa
- the LOC136925834 gene encoding uncharacterized protein, translating into MGFHFYADDTQLYLSFDSKSGAAEASAVAQIEACAGEIDNWMSANRLKLNSDKSELLIINSKYRPRPLVNSISFGGSVVQASPSACNLGVVFDNESSLDKHISAICKSAFFHLRRIAKIRSYLTEEATIALVHAFITCRLDNGNALLFGLPKYQIQRLQSILNCAARLVKRHSKFDRASPLLFELHWLPVEQRITFKILLFVFKSLNGLAPFYLSDLISTYVPSRSLRSASLSLLHVPRSNQKTYGDRAFAVAAPRLWNALPIQMRQPGTALDTFKRSLKTLLFRQAFYRFL; encoded by the coding sequence ATGGGTTTCCAtttctatgctgatgatacccAGTTGTACTTGTCTTTCGATTCCAAGAGTGGTGCAGCTGAGGCATCAGCAGTTGCTCAGATTGAAGCTTGTGCTGGCGAAATTGACAACTGGATGTCAGCAAACAGGCTTAAGTTGAATAGTGACAAATCTGAGCTTCTGATTATTAATTCTAAATATAGGCCTAGACCTCTTGTCAATTCTATTTCATTCGGTGGATCCGTAGTACAGGCATCCCCATCTGCTTGTAATCTGGGTGTGGTTTTCGATAATGAGTCATCTCTTGATAAACACATAAGTGCAATTTGCAAATCAGCGTTTTTTCACCTCAGGAGGATCGCTAAAATAAGAAGCTATCTCACTGAAGAAGCTACAATTGCACTTGTCCACGCCTTTATTACCTGCAGGCTTGATAATGGGAATGCTCTTTTGTTCGGTTTACCGAAATATCAAATCCAGCGGCTACAGTCCATTCTAAACTGTGCTGCTCGTCTTGTTAAGCGCCACTCTAAATTCGATCGTGCCTCGCCGTTACTTTTTGAGCTTCATTGGCTTCCGGTCGAGCAGCGCattactttcaaaattttgttatttgtttttaagtctcttAATGGCTTGGCTCCTTTTTATTTAAGTGATTTGATTTCCACCTACGTTCCTAGTCGTAGTCTCAGGTCTGCCTCTCTCTCTCTTCTTCATGTACCTAGGTCTAATCAGAAGACCTATGGTGATAGAGCTTTCGCAGTCGCTGCCCCGCGACTGTGGAATGCTCTGCCCATTCAGATGAGGCAGCCTGGGACTGCACTAGACACATTCAAAAGGAGCCTTAAGACccttctttttagacaagctttttatcgttttctgtaa